A genomic region of Pseudoalteromonas piscicida contains the following coding sequences:
- a CDS encoding response regulator, whose translation MSTREKRKNAPHLLVVDDEYFNYEMLEVALSGAFELSYANSGTSCLSNAIADPPDAILLDVCMPGLDGYDTCRMLKNTPETKDIPVLMVSGLESEKEQKAGFDAGCDAYVVKPFSMQSLLEKIKSMV comes from the coding sequence ATGTCCACACGAGAGAAAAGGAAAAATGCACCGCATCTGCTAGTGGTCGACGACGAGTATTTTAACTATGAAATGCTCGAAGTGGCGCTGTCAGGGGCGTTTGAGCTGAGCTATGCAAACTCGGGCACGAGTTGCTTGTCTAATGCGATTGCTGATCCTCCAGATGCTATTTTGCTTGATGTATGTATGCCGGGCCTTGACGGTTACGACACCTGTCGAATGTTGAAAAATACACCAGAGACGAAGGACATTCCTGTATTAATGGTATCTGGTTTAGAGTCCGAAAAAGAACAAAAAGCGGGATTCGATGCCGGCTGCGATGCCTATGTGGTAAAGCCATTTTCAATGCAATCGCTATTAGAAAAAATAAAATCAATGGTGTAG
- a CDS encoding PilZ domain-containing protein — protein sequence MINEDKRRFMRMSVDAVAKLTELESGKVHQGVCHDLSATGLSVTVSDPIEANSTVDIFIDSSGDMIQPLSAHATVIRCSQEQDEQWIVGLEITKFN from the coding sequence ATGATCAATGAAGATAAACGCCGTTTTATGCGTATGTCGGTGGATGCAGTAGCAAAATTAACCGAACTTGAGTCGGGTAAAGTGCACCAAGGAGTTTGTCACGATTTAAGCGCCACAGGGTTGTCAGTGACAGTGAGCGACCCAATTGAAGCAAATTCAACCGTTGACATTTTCATTGATTCTAGTGGTGATATGATCCAGCCGCTTAGTGCTCATGCAACCGTGATCCGTTGTAGTCAAGAGCAGGATGAGCAGTGGATTGTAGGGCTTGAAATCACCAAATTTAATTAG
- a CDS encoding class I SAM-dependent methyltransferase, whose product MTCALYLQPGREKSLNRKHPWVFSKAIKKVKGKPALGDTVKIYSNEGKYLATAAYSPDSQIRARIWTFDESQHIDQAFFEQKLARALAAREYVIAEGGLTGFRLCAAESDGLPGVTIDKFDNYLVCQLLSAGAERHKGEIVMALQSLFPDCHVYERSDVDVRKKEGLDKITGPLAGDAPTAPVLISENGLKIEVDIIGGHKTGFYLDQRDSRAALERFVKDKEVLNCFCYTGTFGLYALRGGCSKVINVDVSQPALDTAKRNVEHNELDLSKAEFVKQDVFKLLRQYRDEGRQFDTIVMDPPKFAESKAQLNGACRGYKDINMIAMQILKPGGTLLTFSCSGLMEQNLFQKVVADAALDAGKELLIMERLNQAADHPIAGNYPEGFYLKGLICKVY is encoded by the coding sequence ATGACTTGCGCGCTATATCTGCAACCAGGCAGAGAAAAATCCCTTAACAGAAAACATCCTTGGGTGTTCTCAAAAGCCATTAAAAAAGTAAAAGGTAAACCTGCCCTTGGCGATACCGTTAAGATTTACAGCAATGAGGGTAAATACCTCGCGACAGCCGCTTACAGTCCAGACTCTCAGATCAGAGCCAGAATTTGGACATTTGATGAATCACAACATATCGATCAAGCGTTCTTTGAGCAAAAACTCGCACGGGCACTAGCAGCCAGAGAATATGTTATCGCTGAAGGTGGTTTAACTGGCTTTAGATTGTGTGCCGCAGAGTCCGATGGTCTGCCAGGTGTAACAATTGATAAGTTTGATAATTACTTGGTTTGTCAGTTGCTAAGCGCTGGTGCCGAGCGCCACAAGGGTGAAATAGTAATGGCATTGCAATCACTATTTCCCGATTGTCATGTTTACGAGCGCTCAGATGTTGATGTGCGCAAAAAAGAAGGCCTTGATAAAATTACCGGACCGCTTGCTGGCGATGCACCAACCGCCCCCGTCCTTATAAGCGAAAATGGTTTAAAGATTGAAGTCGATATCATCGGCGGCCATAAAACCGGCTTTTATCTAGATCAACGCGACAGTAGAGCCGCGTTAGAACGCTTTGTAAAAGACAAAGAAGTGCTTAACTGCTTCTGCTACACCGGTACATTTGGTCTTTATGCACTGCGCGGTGGCTGTAGTAAAGTAATCAACGTTGACGTATCGCAGCCTGCACTCGACACAGCTAAACGCAATGTAGAACATAATGAACTAGACTTATCGAAAGCTGAGTTTGTTAAGCAAGACGTATTCAAACTACTTAGACAATATCGTGATGAGGGCCGTCAATTCGATACTATTGTGATGGATCCACCAAAGTTTGCAGAAAGTAAGGCGCAGCTTAACGGTGCTTGTCGTGGCTACAAAGATATCAATATGATTGCCATGCAGATATTAAAGCCTGGTGGCACGTTACTCACCTTCTCGTGTTCTGGTCTTATGGAACAAAACCTGTTCCAGAAAGTCGTTGCAGACGCTGCGCTCGATGCCGGTAAAGAATTGTTGATTATGGAAAGACTAAATCAAGCAGCCGATCACCCTATTGCGGGCAATTATCCAGAAGGTTTTTACCTGAAAGGCCTTATTTGTAAAGTTTATTGA
- a CDS encoding HD domain-containing protein encodes MTLKMHELEKACEEFMLSTPCADTAHDLSHIKRVVKVAKVLCEAEGADPAVVIPAAWLHDCVAVAKNHPDRPLASKLAADKAVAFLTELKYDTDKLEAIHHAIVAHSFSAGVTPTTLEAKIVQDADRMDALGAIGVSRCMKVGGAIARNLYNVEDPFCEHRKADDTKYTLDHFFIKLLHIKDNMHTTAAREQAQARTQYMLDFLEQLKSEIAD; translated from the coding sequence ATGACGTTAAAAATGCATGAATTAGAAAAAGCATGTGAAGAGTTTATGCTGTCGACACCATGTGCAGATACCGCCCATGATTTGTCTCATATCAAGCGTGTAGTTAAAGTTGCAAAGGTGCTTTGCGAAGCTGAGGGAGCGGATCCTGCGGTGGTGATCCCTGCCGCTTGGTTACATGATTGTGTTGCCGTAGCAAAAAATCATCCAGACAGGCCGCTGGCGTCGAAATTAGCAGCAGATAAGGCGGTTGCCTTCCTAACAGAGTTGAAGTACGACACGGATAAACTTGAGGCGATTCACCACGCCATTGTTGCACACAGCTTTAGCGCCGGTGTCACACCCACGACATTAGAAGCCAAAATTGTTCAAGATGCAGACAGAATGGATGCACTAGGGGCAATAGGTGTTAGCCGCTGTATGAAAGTAGGTGGGGCGATAGCGCGTAATCTCTACAATGTAGAAGACCCTTTTTGTGAGCACAGAAAAGCTGACGATACCAAATATACCTTAGATCACTTCTTCATTAAGCTGCTGCATATTAAAGATAACATGCATACCACCGCAGCCCGTGAGCAGGCACAAGCCCGCACCCAATATATGCTGGATTTTTTAGAACAACTGAAATCAGAAATCGCGGATTGA
- a CDS encoding ion channel, whose amino-acid sequence MADKPICQYVSPEGKKCSEIDMGSGYCFWHDNKFDKGGLELSQKLERYAKRGGLLQGLELKRANLEGLNLVNFENHHGYDLSYSNFYRANLKGAHLFNNTIKHASLMKADLREASLHCCNLESTNLLGIKLENTRIDNMELGEQLLQEQQAFEARRSRAKEDAEDLFLQSEEIYRLLRKGAENQGLFEMVGRFTYKELRMRHAQYPRFSKRHLISSFVDLLCGYGEKPENVIRFSLGMIITCAFCYFLFGVSFQDQIMQLDLDNSVSENVMALLNSFYFSVVTFTTLGYGDITPVGISRLIAAVEAFTGSFSLALFVVVFVKQMTR is encoded by the coding sequence ATGGCTGATAAACCCATTTGCCAATATGTGTCACCTGAGGGAAAAAAATGCAGTGAAATCGATATGGGCTCAGGTTACTGCTTTTGGCATGACAATAAATTCGATAAAGGTGGCTTGGAGCTAAGCCAAAAGCTTGAGCGCTACGCCAAGCGCGGCGGTTTGCTACAAGGCTTAGAGTTGAAGCGAGCCAATTTAGAAGGGCTCAATCTTGTTAACTTTGAAAATCATCATGGTTATGATCTATCTTATAGCAACTTCTATCGTGCCAATTTAAAAGGGGCGCACCTATTTAATAATACCATTAAGCATGCGTCGCTAATGAAGGCCGATTTGAGAGAAGCAAGTCTGCACTGCTGTAATTTAGAAAGCACCAATTTGCTCGGCATAAAGCTGGAAAACACCCGTATCGATAATATGGAACTCGGCGAGCAATTACTGCAAGAGCAGCAAGCTTTTGAGGCTCGCAGAAGCCGAGCGAAAGAAGACGCGGAGGACTTGTTTCTACAGTCCGAAGAGATCTATCGTTTACTACGTAAAGGCGCAGAAAACCAAGGACTATTTGAAATGGTTGGGCGCTTTACATACAAAGAGCTGCGCATGCGACATGCCCAGTATCCACGATTTTCAAAACGTCACCTTATTTCCAGCTTTGTCGACTTATTATGTGGGTATGGAGAAAAACCAGAAAATGTCATTCGTTTCAGTCTAGGTATGATAATTACCTGTGCATTTTGCTATTTTCTATTTGGTGTTTCGTTTCAAGATCAGATAATGCAACTGGACTTAGACAACAGTGTATCTGAAAACGTAATGGCGCTGCTGAACAGCTTTTATTTTAGTGTTGTTACCTTCACAACCTTGGGTTACGGGGATATTACGCCTGTGGGGATCTCCCGACTGATCGCAGCGGTAGAGGCTTTTACCGGCAGCTTTTCATTAGCGCTATTTGTGGTGGTCTTTGTGAAGCAAATGACGAGGTGA